One part of the Coleofasciculus sp. FACHB-T130 genome encodes these proteins:
- a CDS encoding septal ring lytic transglycosylase RlpA family protein — MFATLLTTALLGTTTSSYAESIKGVNQASESRVSQAQQTSKSRVTKNNLRQAVSSPLLSTPSNLQPTDSVKLGEYQSQAALRCLVKPCPSAMDRAVVAKILPHDLNGYQAATLYVRSIPVLTFLGSRQAPAESTKVGETQRTSDGSRQADANTSQDDPVWRATTVAAKLNQLSREQVDAKAIAVVWNGDKSNYSIKVNGEELVEVNGKTRLPDTTRNVATDALQATNRLRRLMGNAPPLRAIAGVPTSKPKPRQIAKRPSASRVANERSRIAQQPTNAIAYRPVISELKGMASWYGYAGNGTQSASGERFNENAMTAAHRTLPFGTQVRVTNTNNGRSVVVRINDRGPFIRGRIIDVSAGAARVLGMISSGVAPVRVEILGKPQKVAVDDN, encoded by the coding sequence ATGTTTGCAACCCTTTTAACGACTGCCCTCCTGGGTACGACTACATCTAGTTATGCGGAGTCAATCAAGGGGGTTAACCAAGCTTCCGAATCCCGTGTTTCTCAGGCGCAACAGACAAGCAAATCGAGAGTGACTAAAAATAACCTTCGGCAAGCAGTCTCGTCGCCCTTACTCTCAACACCGTCAAACCTTCAGCCGACTGACAGTGTCAAATTGGGAGAATACCAGTCCCAAGCCGCGCTCCGTTGCTTAGTAAAACCTTGTCCAAGCGCAATGGATCGGGCGGTTGTTGCTAAAATTCTTCCCCATGACTTAAACGGGTATCAGGCAGCAACACTCTATGTCCGCAGTATTCCAGTCTTAACCTTTCTCGGCTCCCGTCAAGCTCCCGCAGAAAGCACGAAAGTAGGGGAAACCCAGAGAACTTCAGACGGGTCGCGTCAAGCGGATGCCAACACTTCTCAAGACGATCCGGTTTGGCGAGCCACTACTGTTGCTGCGAAGCTGAATCAGTTGAGCCGAGAGCAAGTGGATGCGAAAGCGATCGCGGTCGTTTGGAATGGTGACAAGAGCAACTACAGCATTAAAGTGAATGGCGAGGAACTGGTGGAGGTAAACGGGAAAACAAGATTGCCCGACACCACTCGTAACGTTGCCACCGATGCCTTACAAGCAACCAATCGGCTGAGACGCCTGATGGGGAACGCGCCGCCGCTACGGGCAATTGCAGGTGTACCCACATCTAAGCCCAAGCCGCGCCAGATTGCCAAGCGCCCTAGCGCTTCCAGAGTCGCGAACGAGCGATCGCGCATCGCGCAACAACCAACCAATGCCATTGCCTACAGACCAGTCATCTCCGAGCTTAAGGGCATGGCATCCTGGTATGGTTACGCGGGCAATGGCACTCAAAGTGCCAGCGGTGAAAGATTCAATGAGAATGCAATGACCGCGGCTCACCGTACCTTACCTTTCGGAACCCAAGTGCGCGTGACTAACACAAACAACGGGCGTTCTGTCGTCGTGCGAATCAACGATCGCGGGCCTTTTATCCGGGGTCGGATCATTGACGTGTCAGCCGGGGCTGCTAGAGTTCTAGGCATGATCAGCAGTGGTGTGGCACCCGTGCGTGTAGAAATTCTGGGCAAACCGCAGAAGGTAGCAGTTGATGACAACTAA
- the cpdA gene encoding 3',5'-cyclic-AMP phosphodiesterase has translation MTQANPLLIAQITDIHLFADTKKELLGLPTAKSFDVVLEQLHRMCPQPDLLLLTGDLSQDGKPQSYTRLAELLSPLGIPTYWLPGNHDQPLVMQEVLNEAPICPEKSFEAGGWQFLLLNSHVPGCVYGKLSSESLVWLDQQLQRADKRPTLIALHHPPFVVDSDWLDGSSLQNSEELFAVIDRHSQVRLVVFGHIHQEFYRRRGEVHYLGSPSTSIQFEPHSHQFSLDEEAPGFRLFNLYPDGRIETRVERVAYAHELDLAATGY, from the coding sequence ATGACTCAAGCCAACCCGCTTCTGATTGCTCAAATTACAGACATTCACTTGTTCGCAGATACCAAAAAGGAATTGCTAGGGCTTCCTACTGCCAAGTCTTTTGATGTAGTTTTAGAGCAATTGCACCGAATGTGCCCTCAGCCGGATTTGCTATTGCTAACAGGAGATTTGTCCCAAGATGGTAAGCCGCAATCTTACACGCGGTTGGCAGAACTGCTGAGTCCTCTGGGAATTCCTACTTACTGGCTACCAGGCAACCATGACCAGCCATTGGTCATGCAAGAGGTATTAAATGAGGCTCCGATTTGTCCGGAGAAGTCGTTTGAAGCGGGAGGGTGGCAGTTTTTATTGCTCAATTCTCACGTACCAGGTTGCGTCTATGGCAAACTATCTTCAGAAAGCTTAGTTTGGCTAGACCAGCAGCTACAGCGTGCAGATAAACGTCCTACCCTAATTGCTTTACACCATCCCCCTTTTGTTGTCGATTCCGATTGGCTGGATGGCAGTTCATTACAAAATTCAGAGGAACTATTTGCTGTCATCGATCGCCATTCTCAGGTGCGGTTGGTTGTTTTTGGTCATATTCATCAAGAATTTTATCGGCGGCGCGGTGAGGTTCATTACTTGGGTAGTCCCTCTACGTCAATTCAGTTTGAACCGCATAGCCACCAGTTTTCCTTAGATGAGGAAGCGCCAGGATTTCGTTTATTTAATCTGTATCCAGATGGCAGGATTGAAACTAGGGTGGAACGGGTTGCTTACGCGCATGAGTTGGATTTGGCAGCTACTGGTTATTAG
- a CDS encoding DUF1232 domain-containing protein translates to MSQRLHPTSTPLLLMTPPNFWESLTKTAINLGEAVGNTASQATQAAAETATGFGGVVSSAVSQASKAVTETAMAVGKTTRKPVSLPQTSEDDRLAFYGVLFAVAAADGSIDPEELNLILNTPDLDNMSESAKRQVQSYAINPPTLEDSLKKLSKADDTLRFGLMFYILNLVWVDKVLNPGEAKAIKLAQAELKITDEQVQAIQAFVQKMGEIRERGLNDDYAVNAMKEATSVLVKAGIPVTPFSSSETANTQTSFETTYSDDLFWEKLGNFAVQAGKNVVENALILFYAAEHPNTPPNQKLIVYGALAYLILPVDAVPDFLPAVGFGDDIGSLTTALGMIVWNINSEVKEAAKQKMQEWFGKD, encoded by the coding sequence TTGAGTCAAAGGTTACATCCCACCTCTACTCCCCTATTACTCATGACACCACCAAATTTTTGGGAATCACTTACTAAGACAGCAATAAATCTTGGAGAAGCTGTTGGCAACACTGCATCGCAAGCAACTCAAGCCGCAGCAGAAACAGCGACAGGCTTTGGGGGAGTTGTTAGCAGTGCTGTATCACAAGCGAGTAAAGCAGTAACAGAAACGGCTATGGCGGTTGGAAAAACTACCAGAAAGCCAGTAAGTTTACCCCAAACGTCTGAGGACGATCGCTTAGCCTTTTATGGTGTGCTTTTTGCAGTTGCAGCAGCAGATGGCTCAATTGATCCAGAGGAGTTGAACCTAATTTTAAATACTCCCGATCTGGATAATATGTCTGAATCTGCAAAGCGTCAGGTGCAGTCTTATGCTATTAATCCGCCTACCTTAGAAGACTCTTTAAAAAAACTGTCTAAGGCAGATGATACGCTTCGCTTTGGTTTAATGTTCTATATTCTGAACCTTGTTTGGGTGGATAAGGTTCTTAACCCTGGTGAAGCAAAAGCAATCAAGCTAGCTCAAGCAGAACTGAAAATCACAGATGAGCAGGTGCAAGCTATACAGGCATTTGTTCAGAAGATGGGAGAGATTCGAGAACGTGGATTAAATGATGATTATGCAGTTAATGCCATGAAAGAAGCAACTTCAGTTCTCGTAAAAGCAGGTATTCCCGTCACCCCCTTCTCTTCATCAGAAACAGCAAATACCCAGACAAGTTTTGAAACTACTTATTCAGATGATCTGTTTTGGGAAAAGCTTGGAAATTTTGCAGTGCAAGCTGGAAAAAATGTTGTTGAAAACGCTTTAATTCTTTTCTATGCTGCTGAGCATCCAAACACTCCACCTAACCAAAAACTAATTGTATATGGAGCATTAGCTTACTTAATATTGCCCGTAGATGCTGTTCCTGATTTTCTTCCTGCTGTAGGATTTGGGGATGATATAGGTTCCTTAACGACTGCCCTAGGTATGATTGTTTGGAATATCAACTCTGAAGTAAAAGAAGCTGCAAAGCAGAAAATGCAAGAGTGGTTCGGCAAGGATTAA
- a CDS encoding polysaccharide deacetylase family protein translates to MAKYDRFLWREKTTLIALAAAASSFIAGLMLPVNPQGSDPEILLSPTEKMGHHTPEKSGIDIQALKAQRDEAFVKVFSRLEQEAQDRRLMVSVPTQFQGKTFQEVTLSSKEKVIALTFDDGPWPKSTLEVLEILKKNNIKATFFMVGKNVKNFPHLARQVSLDGHAIGNHTWSHLYHRFNETGASSEIDRTSDMIYQTTGIKTTLFRPPGGHLKNGLAAYAHKKNYAVVMWSSDSRDYSRPSVPLFIKHALTGITPGGIVLMHDGGGNRDHTVRALPQLITEYKKRGYRFVTVPELMEMQDKEVKLAAAAKRVPPKVQSAVPKPE, encoded by the coding sequence GTGGCAAAGTATGACAGATTTCTCTGGCGGGAAAAAACAACATTAATTGCTCTGGCTGCGGCTGCTAGTAGTTTTATTGCTGGTCTCATGTTGCCAGTAAACCCACAAGGTAGCGATCCAGAAATTCTTCTATCCCCTACTGAAAAAATGGGGCATCACACCCCCGAAAAAAGTGGCATTGATATCCAAGCTTTAAAGGCACAGCGAGATGAGGCATTTGTAAAGGTATTCTCTCGATTGGAACAGGAGGCACAAGACAGACGCCTGATGGTTTCTGTACCTACGCAATTTCAGGGCAAAACCTTTCAGGAAGTAACACTCAGCAGCAAAGAGAAAGTTATCGCCCTGACATTTGATGACGGACCTTGGCCTAAAAGCACGTTGGAAGTGCTGGAAATCCTCAAGAAAAATAACATCAAGGCAACGTTCTTTATGGTGGGGAAGAACGTGAAAAATTTTCCCCACTTGGCGCGTCAAGTTTCCCTAGATGGTCACGCGATTGGGAATCACACTTGGAGCCACCTTTACCATCGCTTCAACGAAACTGGAGCTTCCAGTGAAATTGACCGTACATCCGACATGATTTATCAAACTACAGGCATCAAGACAACTCTATTTCGTCCACCCGGTGGTCATCTTAAAAACGGATTAGCTGCCTACGCCCATAAGAAGAATTACGCGGTTGTGATGTGGTCTTCTGATTCAAGAGACTATAGCCGTCCTTCGGTGCCATTATTCATCAAGCACGCGCTAACTGGAATCACACCAGGCGGAATTGTCCTGATGCACGATGGAGGTGGCAATCGAGACCACACGGTGCGGGCTTTACCCCAATTAATCACCGAATACAAAAAGCGTGGCTACAGGTTTGTCACGGTGCCAGAACTGATGGAGATGCAAGACAAAGAAGTTAAGTTGGCAGCCGCTGCTAAACGAGTTCCTCCAAAAGTTCAATCGGCTGTTCCAAAACCTGAATAA
- a CDS encoding bifunctional pantoate--beta-alanine ligase/(d)CMP kinase: MRLFTTTAGLHCYLDLYRHPLKIGFVPTMGALHAGHLSLIQHARRDNDRVIVSIFVNPLQFGPTEDFQQYPRRLEQDWQLCEQAGVDAIFAPAPEEMYGMRNVERTLAPVPDSQLPIPNDLTQVVPPESMTSLLCGRSRPGHFQGVATVVAKLLNLVQPTHAYFGEKDAQQLAIIRRLVADLNLPVEIVGCPIVREASGLALSSRNQYLSAEQKEQASVLYRGLQQAQKKFKSGDRDRIVLIEAAQKEFALVPEVQIEYIELVHPTTLMRLEKVDEAGLLSIAARLGTTRLIDNVTLRDRQPILAIDGPAGAGKSTVARTVAQSLGLLYLDTGAMYRALTWLVLESGTSVKDEPAIAELASGSQIQLSTSDDLQTPVRVWIHDREVTQAIRSREVTAQVSAIAAQPYVRRELVKQQQRWGVKGGVVAEGRDIGTHVFPDAELKIFLTASAQARAQRRQQDLKNQAQPEVSLEQLERDIQERDTRDSTRALAPLRKAADAIEIQTDGLSIAEVTAQIVSLYHQRLSVPV, encoded by the coding sequence GTGCGCCTGTTTACGACAACTGCTGGATTGCACTGCTACTTGGATTTATACCGGCATCCCTTGAAAATCGGTTTTGTACCGACAATGGGAGCATTGCACGCAGGGCATCTTAGCTTAATCCAACACGCTCGACGCGACAACGATCGGGTCATCGTCAGCATCTTCGTAAATCCGTTACAGTTTGGCCCGACAGAGGATTTTCAACAATATCCTCGTCGGCTAGAGCAGGATTGGCAATTGTGCGAACAAGCGGGGGTAGATGCGATTTTTGCTCCCGCTCCTGAAGAAATGTACGGAATGAGGAATGTGGAAAGGACGCTTGCGCCTGTTCCCGATTCCCAATTACCCATTCCCAATGACTTAACTCAGGTAGTTCCACCGGAGAGCATGACCTCATTGTTGTGCGGTCGCTCTCGTCCCGGACACTTTCAGGGAGTGGCGACAGTGGTGGCGAAGCTATTGAACCTGGTACAACCGACTCATGCTTATTTTGGCGAGAAAGATGCCCAGCAACTGGCGATTATCCGGCGTCTGGTGGCGGATCTCAATTTGCCGGTAGAGATTGTTGGGTGTCCAATCGTCAGGGAGGCGTCGGGACTGGCACTCTCGTCCCGCAATCAGTATCTAAGTGCTGAACAGAAAGAACAGGCGTCTGTCTTGTATCGCGGCTTACAGCAAGCGCAGAAGAAATTTAAATCGGGAGATCGCGATCGCATTGTTCTCATTGAGGCAGCTCAAAAGGAATTTGCACTCGTCCCAGAGGTACAGATCGAGTATATTGAACTGGTTCACCCAACAACTCTCATGCGATTGGAAAAAGTTGACGAGGCGGGACTGTTAAGCATCGCGGCGCGGCTAGGAACAACCCGTTTGATTGATAATGTAACTTTGCGCGATCGCCAGCCGATTCTGGCGATTGATGGCCCTGCCGGAGCAGGAAAATCGACCGTAGCCCGCACGGTTGCCCAGTCTTTAGGACTACTTTATTTAGACACCGGGGCGATGTACCGCGCCCTGACTTGGCTGGTTCTGGAATCAGGAACCAGCGTCAAAGATGAACCCGCGATCGCCGAATTAGCGAGCGGTTCTCAGATTCAGCTAAGCACCAGTGACGACCTCCAGACGCCAGTGCGGGTTTGGATTCACGATCGGGAAGTCACCCAGGCAATTCGCTCGCGAGAAGTCACAGCTCAAGTATCAGCGATCGCTGCTCAACCCTACGTCCGCCGAGAACTCGTAAAACAACAGCAGCGCTGGGGAGTAAAAGGAGGCGTCGTCGCCGAAGGACGCGACATCGGCACCCACGTTTTCCCGGATGCGGAACTCAAAATCTTCTTAACCGCCTCCGCTCAAGCACGGGCGCAACGCCGTCAGCAAGACCTGAAAAACCAAGCTCAGCCAGAAGTCAGTTTAGAGCAGTTAGAGCGGGACATTCAAGAACGCGATACCCGCGATAGTACCCGCGCCTTGGCACCCCTGCGAAAGGCAGCCGATGCCATCGAGATCCAAACCGACGGTCTGAGCATAGCCGAAGTCACTGCACAAATTGTCAGCCTTTATCATCAAAGGCTGTCTGTGCCTGTCTAG
- the purM gene encoding phosphoribosylformylglycinamidine cyclo-ligase, protein MDYRDAGVDVEAGRSFVEKIRSLVQSTHRSEVLGGLGGFSGWFQLPTGYKEPVLVSGTDGVGTKLKLAHQLNFHHTVGIDLVAMCVNDVLTCGAEPLFFLDYLATGQLNPEQLTQVVDGIAAGCRESGCALLGGETAEMPGFYQLGEYDLAGFCVGIVEKSQILDGSLVKEGDVAIALASQGLHSNGFSLVRKIVERSGVDLHASPTDVRGEGFAPLDGKNFGEVLLTPTRIYVKPVLAARKAGLDIHGMAHITGGGLPENLPRCIGADLSIQIDLQSWKIPPIFNWLADAGEVKPADMFNTFNMGIGFVVLVPPNQADQTISWFESQNIPAYAIGKAIAGSGGLIGIPD, encoded by the coding sequence ATGGATTATCGAGACGCTGGTGTAGATGTTGAGGCGGGGCGGAGTTTTGTAGAGAAAATCCGCAGTTTGGTGCAAAGTACGCACCGCTCAGAAGTATTGGGTGGTTTAGGCGGCTTTAGTGGTTGGTTTCAGTTGCCAACTGGATACAAAGAGCCGGTTTTGGTTTCAGGGACGGATGGCGTAGGCACCAAGCTAAAACTCGCCCATCAGCTCAACTTTCACCACACCGTGGGAATTGACCTTGTAGCAATGTGCGTCAACGATGTGTTGACGTGTGGCGCAGAACCGTTATTTTTTCTGGATTATTTAGCCACAGGGCAACTAAACCCAGAGCAGCTGACTCAGGTGGTTGATGGCATCGCTGCGGGATGTCGCGAGTCGGGGTGTGCCCTCCTGGGAGGAGAAACCGCAGAAATGCCGGGTTTTTACCAACTGGGCGAGTATGACTTGGCGGGTTTTTGTGTGGGGATTGTAGAAAAGAGCCAGATATTGGATGGTTCTCTGGTGAAAGAGGGAGATGTGGCGATCGCGCTTGCGAGCCAAGGTCTCCACAGCAATGGTTTTAGTCTGGTGCGGAAGATTGTTGAACGTAGCGGCGTTGACTTGCACGCCTCCCCAACCGATGTTAGGGGGGAAGGCTTTGCGCCCTTAGACGGTAAGAATTTTGGGGAAGTTTTATTAACTCCCACCCGGATTTACGTCAAACCCGTTTTAGCAGCACGGAAGGCTGGGCTTGACATTCATGGCATGGCTCACATTACGGGTGGCGGCTTGCCAGAAAACTTACCTCGCTGTATTGGTGCCGATTTATCTATCCAGATCGATCTTCAATCGTGGAAAATTCCGCCTATTTTTAATTGGCTTGCTGACGCTGGTGAAGTCAAACCCGCCGATATGTTTAATACTTTCAATATGGGCATCGGTTTTGTAGTCCTTGTGCCCCCAAACCAAGCCGACCAAACCATCAGCTGGTTTGAATCGCAGAATATCCCCGCCTATGCCATCGGCAAAGCGATCGCTGGTAGCGGGGGTCTGATTGGAATCCCAGATTAA